A stretch of the Denticeps clupeoides chromosome 6, fDenClu1.1, whole genome shotgun sequence genome encodes the following:
- the adssl gene encoding adenylosuccinate synthase, like: MAAADGNNESNGREAASSLNGEPLVKRPREGDAESPRNKVTVVLGAQWGDEGKGKVVDLLAMDADVVCRCQGGNNAGHTVVVDSVEYDFHLLPSGVLNKKATSFIGNGVVIHLPGLFEEAEKNLQKGQGLQGWEERLKISDRAHIVFNFHQAVDGLQEQERQQQAGKNLGTTKKGIGPAYSSKAARNGLRVCDLMSDFTVFEEKFRVLAGHFQTMYPKLNIDVDGELEQLKRFAERLRPMVTDGVYFMHKALTGPSKKILVEGANAALLDIDFGTYPFVTSSNCTVGGVCTGLGVPPSHVGRVYGVVKAYTTRVGVGAFPTEQDNDVGNLLQSRGREVGVTTGRRRRCGWLDLVLVRYAHMVNGFSAIALTKLDILDTLSEIKVGIGYTVDGKPLPSFPANMDVLTRVSVEYDTLPGWGCSTEGVRSFDELPPQAQGYVRFIEKFLQVPVKWVGVGKSRESMIKLF; the protein is encoded by the exons ATGGCCGCCGCTGACGGTAACAACGAGTCCAACGGCCGGGAGGCGGCCTCGTCCCTGAACGGAGAGCCGCTCGTCAAGCGGCCCCGGGAAGGCGACGCGGAGTCGCCGCGGAATAAAGTGACGGTGGTGCTTGGGGCGCAGTGGGGTGATGAAGGGAAGGGGAAGGTTGTGGACTTGCTGGCTATGGACGCGGATGTGGTGTGCAGGTGTCAG GGAGGAAACAATGCCGGACACACAGTGGTTGTGGATTCTGTGGAGTATGACTTCCATCTTCTTCCTAGTGGTGTTCTGAATAAGAAAGCGACCTCCTTTATTG GTAATGGAGTTGTGATTCATCTGCCTGGACTTTTTGAGGAGGCAGAAAAGAACCTACAGAAAGGACAAG GACTTCAAGGATGGGAAGAGAGACTTAAGATTTCAGATCGTGCACACATTG TGTTCAACTTCCATCAAGCTGTTGATGGTTTACAGGAGCAAGAGAGACAGCAGCAGGCTGGGAAGAA TTTGGGCACCACCAAAAAGGGTATTGGCCCAGCATACTCCTCCAAAGCTGCTCGTAATGGCCTGAGAGTATGTGACTTGATGTCTGACTTCACCGTTTTTGAAGAAAA GTTCCGGGTGCTGGCTGGTCATTTTCAGACCATGTATCCCAAACTCAACATTGATGTTGATGGAGAATTAGAGCAGCTGAAG AGGTTTGCCGAGAGACTGCGCCCCATGGTGACTGATGGTGTTTACTTTATGCATAAAGCCTTGACTGGACCTAGTAAGAAGATCTTAGTTGAGGGTGCCAACGCTGCTCTTTTGGACATTGACTTTG GAACCTATCCTTTTGTGACCTCATCTAATTGCACAGTCGGCGGGGTTTGTACCGGCCTCGGGGTTCCTCCTTCTCATGTGGGCCGGGTGTACGGTGTCGTTAAAGCCTACACTACCAGAGTGGGAGTCGGAGCTTTCCCAACTGAACAAGATAAT GATGTTGGAAACTTGCTGCAGAGCCGAGGACGGGAGGTTGGTGTTACAACTGGCAGGCGCCGTCGATGTGGCTGGCTGGACTTGGTTCTGGTTCGATATGCCCACATGGTTAATGGGTTCAGTGC AATTGCTCTTACCAAATTGGACATTCTGGACACCTTGTCTGAGATTAAAGTTGGCATTGGGTACACTGTTGATGGAAAGCCCCTTCCCAGTTTTCCTG cCAACATGGATGTTCTGACCCGGGTCTCTGTGGAGTATGATACTCTGCCTGGTTGGGGCTGCAGTACAGAGGGAGTGCGGAGCTTTGATGAACTCCCCCCACAGGCACAGGGATACGTCCGCTTCATCGAGAAATTCCTGCAGGTGCCAG TGAAGTGGGTTGGAGTCGGCAAATCACGAGAGAGCATGATCAAGCTCTTTTGA
- the cd248b gene encoding endosialin, which yields MAAWLQNTMCFTAYPCLLLALLCVWCPSGTQAQDLREHDAICSADGCYAVYFQQKTFRESLRTCRDKGGNLATVKSIEEAELIHRLLSSVDRQSIRPRIRLWIGLLRQPRQCSATRPLRGFTWTTGDQETQYTNWQREDLPNTCTAPRCVVMTYNAADKSGNRNNFKWLDGSCALAVDGFLCRYTYQGMCPVLQSEGGGPVVYSTPFSLLSTSLTHIPFGSVATVPCPEGSKGEQSVLCMLRENTTVGWSNDAPFCSDAPTNWCQQNNGGCQQVCVNADDSYYCECSEGFDLNEDGLTCQPADPCLSAECHHKCEPMSTGFRCTCPNGYVLAPDGKACLDIDECNQTPCPELCINVPGTFECRCQEGYEADEDGECVDVDECQEDVCEQICVNTPGFYECRCADGYSQAPEDPARCQDVDECQTHGICQQLCQNYHGGFACQCSDGFELEQDYYTCRKVLESVQTASIVTSNPTSLSPLPTDLTGSTEMSQEEVKTTQASDWHVQQDESPFSASPSSDREEESVITNIHVQGTNRGSNGAVTLKPQNTEDKMNMSPSPAEPYSESEPRPGTGKRRHDKSWLLVALLVPLCVFIVVMLALGIVYCTSCAVEPRSKGVTDCYRWITTSKPAETTKAKSRA from the coding sequence ATGGCAGCGTGGCTACAGAATACGATGTGCTTTACTGCATACCCCTGTCTCCTGCTGGCTCTGCTGTGCGTCTGGTGCCCGTCGGGAACTCAGGCGCAGGACCTGCGGGAGCACGATGCCATCTGCAGTGCGGACGGCTGCTACGCGGTCTACTTCCAGCAAAAGACCTTCCGGGAGTCCTTGAGGACCTGCAGGGACAAGGGAGGCAACTTGGCTACAGTGAAGAGCATCGAAGAGGCAGAGCTAATCCACAGGCTCCTTTCCTCGGTGGACCGGCAGAGCATACGACCCAGGATCAGGTTGTGGATCGGCCTGCTGCGGCAGCCACGTCAGTGTTCGGCGACGCGGCCGCTGAGGGGCTTCACCTGGACCACAGGAGACCAGGAAACCCAGTACACCAACTGGCAGCGCGAAGATCTGCCCAACACCTGCACAGCACCTCGGTGCGTGGTCATGACATACAATGCCGCAGACAAGTCCGGCAACCGCAACAACTTCAAGTGGCTGGATGGCTCGTGTGCGCTGGCTGTGGACGGGTTCTTGTGCCGCTACACCTACCAAGGCATGTGTCCCGTGCTGCAGAGCGAGGGTGGAGGACCTGTGGTCTACAGCACACCCTTCAGCCTGCTCAGCACCTCGCTAACCCACATCCCCTTCGGCTCTGTGGCCACCGTTCCGTGTCCGGAGGGTTCCAAAGGCGAGCAGTCGGTTCTCTGCATGCTGAGGGAGAACACGACGGTGGGCTGGTCCAACGATGCCCCCTTCTGCTCTGATGCACCTACGAACTGGTGCCAGCAAAACAACGGCGGCTGTCAGCAGGTTTGCGTGAACGCGGATGACAGCTATTACTGCGAGTGCTCTGAAGGGTTCGACTTGAACGAGGATGGACTGACCTGCCAACCAGCCGACCCTTGTCTCAGTGCCGAATGTCATCATAAATGTGAGCCTATGTCCACAGGCTTCCGGTGTACGTGTCCAAATGGGTACGTTCTGGCCCCGGACGGCAAGGCGTGCCTTGATATCGATGAGTGCAATCAGACGCCCTGCCCAGAGCTCTGCATCAACGTGCCCGGCACTTTCGAGTGCCGTTGTCAGGAGGGCTATGAGGCTGATGAGGATGGAGAGTGCGTGGATGTGGACGAGTGCCAGGAAGACGTGTGTGAGCAGATATGTGTCAACACGCCCGGATTCTACGAGTGCCGCTGTGCTGATGGCTATTCCCAGGCCCCTGAGGACCCAGCCCGGTGCCAGGATGTTGATGAATGCCAAACCCACGGCATTTGCCAGCAGCTCTGTCAGAATTACCACGGGGGCTTCGCGTGTCAGTGCTCAGATGGATTCGAGTTGGAGCAGGACTACTACACATGCCGAAAAGTTCTGGAAAGCGTGCAGACGGCATCTATTGTGACATCCAATCCAACATCCCTCTCTCCGCTTCCCACTGACCTGACAGGGTCCACAGAAATGTCCCAGGAGGAGGTCAAAACTACACAAGCTTCTGATTGGCATGTTCAGCAAGACGAAAGTCCTTTCTCTGCTTCTCCGTCATCAGACAGGGAAGAGGAATCTGTGATCACAAATATACATGTGCAGGGAACCAACAGGGGTTCTAACGGAGCCGTGACTCTCAAACCTCAAAACACCGAGGACAAAATGAATATGTCCCCCTCTCCAGCTGAGCCATATTCCGAATCCGAGCCACGTCCAGGGACTGGTAAACGGAGACATGACAAAAGCTGGCTTCTTGTAGCATTGCTAGTGCCTCTCTGTGTTTTTATCGTGGTTATGTTGGCGTTAGGCATTGTGTACTGTACTAGCTGTGCTGTTGAGCCACGAAGCAAGGGTGTGACAGACTGCTATCGATGGATCACCACCTCTAAGCCAGCAGAGACAACAAAAGCCAAATCTCGGGcttga
- the pfdn2 gene encoding prefoldin subunit 2, protein MAATNSSNGSTAASKSNSSGKQSGPSAEQVVAGFQRLRQEQRSLATKAAELEMEINEHSLVIDALREVDPSRKCYRLIGGVLVERTVKEVLPALENNKEQITKIVDSLSTQMQTKGRELNEYRERFNIRIVGEEEAANKSSSSNQEGEAGAAKGGTGVLVS, encoded by the exons ATGGCAGCCACCAACAGCAGCAATGGTAGCACGGCGGCAAGCAAGTCGAACAGCTCCGGAAAGCAGTCGGGTCCTTCTGCCGAACAG GTAGTGGCCGGTTTCCAGCGACTGCGCCAGGAGCAGCGCAGCCTGGCCACGAAAGCGGCTGAACTGGAGATGGAGATCAACGAACACAG CCTTGTAATTGATGCTCTGCGAGAGGTAGACCCATCCAGGAAATGCTACCGTTTGATTGGAGGTGTTCTAGTGGAGAGGACCGTGAAGGAGGTTTTGCCAGCATTGGAGAACAATAAAGAACAG ATAACAAAAATAGTGGACTCACTCAGCACACAGATGCAGACAAAAGGGCGAGAGTTGAATGAATATCGGGAACGATTCAATATCCGGATAGTTGGGGAAGAAGAGGCCGCAAATAAGTCATCATCATCAAACCAGGAAGGTGAGGCAGGTGCAGCAAAAGGTGGAACTGGAGTCTTGGTATCATAA